A DNA window from Pseudorasbora parva isolate DD20220531a chromosome 5, ASM2467924v1, whole genome shotgun sequence contains the following coding sequences:
- the LOC137075676 gene encoding retinol dehydrogenase 7-like, with translation MFLYIVGLIVLLYVYRWFRELGRVPNKSEKFVYITGCDTGFGNLLARHLDTKGFRVIAGCYTEKGEVELKKACSDKLTALHLDVTDNDSIKKVSETIKTLVGQKGLWSVVNNAGISFPTAPNDWLDIEDFKQMINVNLIGVIAVTLSVLPLIKKAKGRVVNVASVFGRISTMGGAYCITKYGVEAFNDSLRRNMAPFGVKVLCIEPGFFKTTVTDYSIVESHLHRLWNKLPQEVKDEYGSDFLDRTNLVAKEKIEKIVDPDLMKVVSCMEHAVAAVHPRTRYSPGWDAKFLWLPLSYMPTFISDAFVLKNGVKPKVSVL, from the exons ATGTTCTTGTACATTGTTGGTCTAATAGTCTTGCTCTATGTCTATCGGTGGTTCAGGGAACTGGGAAGAGTTCCCAATAAATCGGAGAAGTTTGTGTATATCACAGGCTGTGACACAGGTTTTGGGAATCTCTTGGCCAGACACCTGGACACAAAGGGTTTCCGTGTCATCGCTGGCTGCTACACGGAGAAGGGAGAGGTTGAGCTGAAGAAGGCCTGCTCCGACAAACTCACAGCACTGCATTTGGATGTCACTGATAATGACAGCATTAAAAAAGTCTCCGAAACCATTAAAACCCTAGTGGGACAGAAGG gtcTGTGGTCTGTGGTCAACAATGCTGGTATCTCTTTCCCAACTGCTCCCAATGACTGGCTGGATATTGAGGACTTCAAACAAATGATCAATGTCAACCTGATCGGGGTTATTGCCGTTACTCTGAGTGTGTTACCGCTCATTAAGAAAGCCAAGGGCAGAGTGGTCAATGTGGCCAGTGTGTTCGGACGGATTAGTACCATGGGAGGGGCGTACTGCATTACTAAGTATGGAGTTGAAGCTTTTAATGACAGTCTAAG GAGGAACATGGCACCGTTTGGAGTGAAGGTTTTATGCATTGAGCCTGGATTCTTCAAAACAACCGTGACCGACTACAGTATCGTTGAGAGTCATTTGCACAGATTATGGAACAAGTTGCCTCAGGAGGTGAAGGATGAGTACGGCAGTGATTTCCTGGACAGAA CAAATCTGGTGGCTAAGGAAAAGATTGAGAAGATTGTGGATCCAGATCTGATGAAGGTGGTGAGCTGTATGGAGCATGCTGTGGCTGCAGTCCATCCTCGCACCAGATATTCTCCAGGATGGGATGCCAAGTTCCTTTGGCTGCCTCTCTCCTACATGCCAACCTTCATCTCGGATGCTTTCGTCTTAAAAAATGGCGTTAAGCCTAAAGTTTCAGTTCTGTAA
- the rdh1 gene encoding retinol dehydrogenase 1 codes for MVFFSADTLCCWLSLAAVALVAAAVWFFRDSGHVNGIQEKHVLVTGCDSGFGNLAALQLDQRGFRVIAACLTEPGASRLCAAASPRLKTLLLNVTDSASIQRALERVRSETGERGLWGLVNNAGISIPVGPTDWMQLEDFKKVLDVNLIGLIEVTLKFLPLLKKARGRVVNVASILGRVSLIGGGYCLSKWGVEAFSDSLRRDMKHFGMKVSIIEPGFFKTQVTDLSLIEDDLKKRWNNLPAEVRATYGDSYLQDYIKVQAFSMKILASSDLSKVTSCMQHALSARSPRTRYAAGWDAKFIWIPLSYLPTCVADVFLKFLMPSLKKN; via the exons ATG GTGTTCTTCAGCGCTGACACGCTGTGCTGCTGGCTTTCACTGGCCGCTGTAGCGCTCGTCGCCGCGGCGGTCTGGTTCTTCAGAGACTCCGGTCACGTCAACGGCATCCAGGAGAAACACGTCCTGGTGACGGGCTGCGATAGCGGCTTCGGAAACCTCGCGGCGCTGCAGCTCGACCAGCGAGGGTTTCGTGTAATCGCCGCGTGTCTCACCGAACCTGGTGCCTCCAGACTGTGCGCGGCGGCCTCCCCCAGACTGAAGACGCTTCTGCTCAATGTTACCGACAGCGCGAGCATCCAGCGCGCGCTGGAGCGCGTGCGCAGCGAGACCGGGGAGAGAG GTCTGTGGGGTTTAGTCAACAACGCTGGCATCTCGATCCCCGTCGGCCCCACAGATTGGATGCAGCTGGAGGACTTTAAGAAGGTTCTGGACGTAAACCTCATCGGCCTCATCGAGGTGACGCTGAAGTTCCTTCCTCTACTGAAGAAGGCCCGCGGTCGGGTGGTGAACGTGGCCAGCATACTGGGCAGAGTCTCACTCATCGGGGGAGGATATTGTCTCTCTAAATGGGGTGTGGAGGCGTTCTCTGATAGCCTGAG GAGGGATATGAAGCACTTTGGAATGAAGGTAAGTATCATTGAACCAGGCTTCTTTAAAACACAAGTAACAGATTTGAGCCTCATTGAAGATGACCTGAAGAAACGGTGGAACAACCTCCCAGCAGAGGTCAGGGCAACCTACGGAGACTCATACCTGCAGGACT ATATAAAAGTGCAGGCGTTCTCCATGAAGATTCTGGCAAGTAGTGACCTCTCCAAAGTGACGTCATGCATGCAGCATGCACTTTCAGCGCGTTCTCCCCGAACACGCTACGCCGCGGGCTGGGACGCAAAGTTTATCTGGATTCCCCTCTCGTACCTGCCTACTTGTGTAGCAGACGTCTTCTTGAAGTTTCTAATGCCTTCTCTCAAGAAGAACTGA